The following are encoded in a window of Myxosarcina sp. GI1 genomic DNA:
- a CDS encoding RidA family protein — protein sequence MLDYITLPDNLLPPPAPYSHAVRAGDFLFVTGQLAEDPKTGEILRDTTANQTRRVMENLSIVLDHAKTSFERVVMARIFLTDFRDYQEVNNVFSSYFSEGSRPSRTTVGVIGLAGQGDVEIDLIVYCGQ from the coding sequence ATGCTTGATTATATTACTTTACCAGACAATCTTTTACCGCCCCCTGCTCCCTACTCTCATGCCGTTCGTGCTGGTGACTTTCTCTTTGTTACAGGTCAGTTAGCCGAAGATCCTAAAACAGGTGAAATTCTTCGGGATACTACTGCCAACCAAACTCGCCGCGTCATGGAAAATTTAAGCATCGTTCTCGACCATGCTAAAACCAGCTTCGAGCGAGTAGTGATGGCTCGTATTTTTCTCACTGACTTTAGAGACTACCAAGAGGTCAATAACGTTTTTTCTTCTTACTTTAGCGAAGGTAGTCGTCCTAGTCGTACTACGGTCGGGGTAATTGGTTTGGCAGGACAGGGAGATGTTGAAATCGATCTGATTGTTTATTGTGGACAGTAA
- a CDS encoding SWIM zinc finger domain-containing protein yields MTITHLSQEIIRRHSSQSCWQKGQVYYQNGCVRKVVQREESITAEVEGNDLRPYRVSIGLREGEVNTSCSCSDNFGGWCKHIVVTLLVCLRQPEAIEQLRV; encoded by the coding sequence ATGACTATTACCCATCTTAGTCAGGAAATAATTCGTCGCCATAGCAGTCAATCTTGTTGGCAAAAGGGACAAGTTTATTATCAAAATGGATGCGTTAGAAAGGTAGTGCAACGGGAAGAATCAATTACAGCAGAAGTTGAAGGCAACGATCTTAGACCATATCGAGTTAGTATTGGCTTGAGAGAAGGTGAAGTAAACACGTCTTGTAGTTGCTCTGATAATTTTGGCGGTTGGTGCAAACATATCGTGGTAACCTTATTAGTATGCTTGCGCCAACCAGAAGCGATCGAACAGCTCAGAGTTTAG
- a CDS encoding nucleoside deaminase translates to MVNDRDIQHLRRSIELATEALMLGDEPFGSVLVAADGEVLFEDRNHVASGDRTRHPEFEIARWAAANMTSEDRAEATVYTSGEHCPMCAAAHGWVGLGRIVYVSSSEQLATWLSDLGVPAPPVRTLPIREVVPDVVVDGPVPSLVEQVHDLHRRFYSSS, encoded by the coding sequence ATGGTGAACGATAGAGACATACAGCATCTGCGTCGGAGCATAGAACTTGCAACTGAGGCTCTAATGTTAGGTGACGAGCCATTCGGCTCTGTACTTGTAGCAGCGGATGGAGAGGTTCTGTTTGAAGATCGCAACCACGTTGCTTCAGGCGATCGAACCCGTCATCCAGAGTTTGAGATTGCACGGTGGGCTGCGGCGAATATGACCTCGGAGGACAGAGCAGAAGCAACTGTCTATACCTCTGGTGAGCATTGTCCAATGTGTGCCGCAGCACATGGCTGGGTCGGGCTGGGACGTATAGTGTATGTGAGTTCCTCCGAGCAATTGGCAACATGGCTTAGCGATCTTGGAGTTCCAGCACCTCCCGTACGAACTCTACCAATCCGTGAAGTAGTTCCAGATGTGGTAGTTGATGGTCCAGTTCCAAGTCTTGTCGAGCAGGTGCATGACTTACATCGTCGTTTCTATAGCTCATCATAG